The following DNA comes from Deltaproteobacteria bacterium GWC2_65_14.
TCCCGCGAAGAAGAAGAGCAGGAACACGATCAGCATGCGCCAGGCGAGCCCGAGCTGGAACTGCCTGTCCACCAGCCGGGTCTTCCGCCGGTTCGACAGGGAGTTCACATTCGCCTCCGGCATCCGTTTTTGCTATTCTAAACGTTGTGACCGTCAAGTCAACCAACTCCCCCGCGGGGCGGCACGGTTGAAGAAGGACATCTCGGTCCGGGCGGGCGTCGTCCTCCAGCTCACGCTGATCGCGGTCGGCTCCCTGTCTCTCCTGGCCCTGTTCTCCCTGCGCGTCATCGGGATCACGCTGGAGCGGCGCCACGCGGAAGCGGCGGTTTCCGTGGCGGAGGTGGTCCGCCAGGCCGTCTTGGCGGGCAGCGAGGAGGGGATGCCCGATCCCGTCGGCCGGATCCTTTCCGTTACCCGCCTTCCTCCCTACATCCAGGAGGTTCAGCTGCTTCCGGAGATGCCGCCAGGCTCCGACGTCCGGGTGACCCCCGCGGGGGAGCGCACGGCCGGGCTGCTTCCCATCCATTCCACGGTGGACGTGACCCTGCCCCTGGTCGTCGGATCGGGGGAGGGCGGAGGGTCCGTCCGGGGGCTGCGCGTCCGGTTCCACTCCCCGGGGATCGAGCGGGAGGCAAACAACCTGGTCAGGGTGGCGGCCCTCCTGGTCGGGGCCGACGTGATCGCCCTCGTGGCCTTCGGCTTTTTTCTCATGGACCGGTCGGTGATCCGCCCCGTGCGTCGCCTCGCGGCGGTTTCCGAGAAGATCGCCTCCGGCGCCCTGGACCTGCGGGCGGAGGAATCGCCGGCGAACGAGGTGGGTCAGCTCGGGGCCTCCTTCAACCGGATGGTCGCGGCGATTTCGGAGGCCCAGGAGAGCGCCCGGACGGCCCGGGAGGAGGCGTTTCGATCGGAGAAGCTGGCCACCGTCGGGCGACTCGCGGCGGGCGTGGCCCACGAGGTGGGAAATCCCCTCATGGCGGTCCGGGGCTATGCCGAGTACCTGCGGAAGAACCGCCCGCCGGGGGAGGAGCAGGACGAGTGCCTCGACAAGATCCTCGCGGAGACGAGGAAGATCGAGGCGATCGTGCGCGGCCTGCTCTCCGCGGCATCTCCGGAGAGGCAGGCCGATGGGCGCGCGGATGTGAACGAGGTCCTCCGGGAGACCGTGGAGATCCTCTCCTTCCGGAAGATGTTCCGGGACGTGGAAGTGCGCGTCGAGCAGGGCGAGGTGCCGCCCGCGAGGATCCCCGAGGAGCGGTTCCGGCAGGTCCTGCTGAACCTGATGATCAACGCGGTGGACGCGATGGAGGAGGGGGGGACGCTCGTACTGCGCAGCTTTTCCGTCGATCCCTGGTCGCCGCCCCTTCTCCGGGGGGTGAGGCGGAGGCTCTCCGACCCTGCCGGCGCCGACTTTTCGCACCTGCGGGGCGGCGCGCCGGGCGAGTTCGGCGCGGGGGTCGGAGTCTCCGTGGAGGATACGGGGCGCGGAATCCCGCGGGCGGACCTGCCGGGCATCTTCGACCCCTTCTTCACCTCGAAGGAGCCGGGGAAGGGGACGGGACTGGGGCTCTATCTCTCCCGGGCGATCGTGGAGGCGGCGGGAGGGGAGATCCGGTGCGAGAGCGAGGAGGGGGAGGGGGCCCGGTTTACGGTGATCCTGCCCGTCGCCGGCATCGCTGCGGCAGGCGGGACCCGCGGGAAGGAGGGACCGGATGGCTGAACGGATCCTGGTCGTGGACGACGAGGAAAGCATGCGCGACGTGCTTTGGAGGATGCTTTCCGCGGAAGGGTACGGGGTGGAGCGCGCCTCGAACGGGAGCGAGGCGCTCCGGCTGCTGGAGCGGGAGCGGTTCGATTTCATCCTCAGCGACATCCGGATGCCGGCAATGGGGGGGCTGGAGTTCCTCCGGGAGTTCATGTCCAGGGGGCTTCCCGGCACGGTGATCATGATGTCCGCGTTCGGGACGGTGGAGACCGCCGTCGAGGCGATGAAGCTTGGCGCCTACGACTACATCTCCAAGCCGTTCATGAGCGACGAGATCCTGCTCACCCTGAGGAAGGCGCGGGAGAGGGAGACGCTCCGGAGGGAGAACGAGACGCTCCGGAAGGAGGTGGAGAAGGCGTACCGTCCCGAGGATTTCCTCCGGGCGAGCCGATCCATGGAGGAGGTCGTCCGCCTGGTGGAGCAGGTGAAGGACTACGACACCACGGTCCTGGTCACCGGGGAGAGCGGGACCGGGAAGGAGCTGGTGGCCCGGATGCTCCACTACGCGGGGCGCAGAAGGGGGAAGGCGTTCGTCGCCATCAATTGCGGGGCGATCCCCGAGACCCTTCTCGAAAACGAGTTGTTCGGCCATCGGAAGGGAGCCTTCACCGAGGCGAAGTCGGACCGGGCGGGGCTGATCGAGGAGGCGGACGGGGGGACGCTCTTCCTCGACGAGATCGGGGAGCTGCCCCTCCCGCTCCAGACGAAGCTCCTCCGGTTCCTCCAGGAGGGGGAGGTGCGCCGGCTCGGGGACACGGAGGTCCGCCGGGTCAATGTCCGGGTCCTGGCGGCGACGTCGCGGGACCTCGACGAGGATGTCCGTGGAGGGCGGTTCCGCGAGGACCTGTTCTACCGGCTGAACGTCATCCGGATCCACATTCCCCCCCTGCGGGAGCGCAGGGAGGAGATCCCCCTTCTGGCCGGCCGGTTCCTTGCGGATGCCTGCCGGAAATACCGGAAGGGGGAGATGCGGTTCTCCCCGGAGGCGCTGGAGACCCTCGCCGCCCACGACTGGCGCGGGAACGTGCGGGAGCTGCAGAACCTGGCCGCACGGTGCGTCCTGCTGGGGCGGGAGGGGGAGATTTCGCGGGACGCCCTGTTTGCCATCTGGAAGGCGGGAGGGGGCGGGGAGAGCGGCGGTACCCCGCAGGTCGTCCTGCAGGTGCAGGTTCCTCTCGGGAAGCCGGACCTGAAGGCCGCCGTGAAGGAGGTGGAGAAGCAATTGATCCGGATGGCGATCGAGCGGTGCGGCGGGAGCCGCCCAAAGGCGGCGGAGCTGCTCGGGATCAGCCACCCGGCGCTCCTGTACAAGGCCAAAGCATACGGGATCAATTGATGGTAATTTAGCATAATTATGTTACTTTAAGGTTCAGTTAAAAATCGCTTGACATTAATTCTTCCCACGGTAACATTTTCCTTACCAGAGAGGTTCCGGCCCGGGGAAGGGGATCCGGCCGGGAGTCGACGGCGGAGAGGAAGCGTGGCGGTGAAACCGGGGATGAAGATTAAAGTGGAGAACAACAACGTCCGAAAGATCCGGGAAGGGCTCCTGATGAGCAAGGCGGAGCTGGCGAGGAGGGCCGGGCTCTCGGTCCTCACGATCGACCGGGTGGAAAAGGGCATGACGTGCCGGATGGACACGAAGCGGA
Coding sequences within:
- a CDS encoding histidine kinase translates to MAERILVVDDEESMRDVLWRMLSAEGYGVERASNGSEALRLLERERFDFILSDIRMPAMGGLEFLREFMSRGLPGTVIMMSAFGTVETAVEAMKLGAYDYISKPFMSDEILLTLRKARERETLRRENETLRKEVEKAYRPEDFLRASRSMEEVVRLVEQVKDYDTTVLVTGESGTGKELVARMLHYAGRRRGKAFVAINCGAIPETLLENELFGHRKGAFTEAKSDRAGLIEEADGGTLFLDEIGELPLPLQTKLLRFLQEGEVRRLGDTEVRRVNVRVLAATSRDLDEDVRGGRFREDLFYRLNVIRIHIPPLRERREEIPLLAGRFLADACRKYRKGEMRFSPEALETLAAHDWRGNVRELQNLAARCVLLGREGEISRDALFAIWKAGGGGESGGTPQVVLQVQVPLGKPDLKAAVKEVEKQLIRMAIERCGGSRPKAAELLGISHPALLYKAKAYGIN
- a CDS encoding transcriptional regulator; amino-acid sequence: MKIKVENNNVRKIREGLLMSKAELARRAGLSVLTIDRVEKGMTCRMDTKRKIILSLGLQLSDREKVFRKED